The following proteins are co-located in the Candidatus Methanogranum gryphiswaldense genome:
- a CDS encoding prefoldin subunit beta — MNGISPQLQNQITQYQQTQQQLQAVSTQKLQMEAQKKEMIRTSEELGKANGDVFKNVGSLLIKIDDKDTLKTEIDDSIETMDIRIKGLERQEKSLRERFESLQSVINAALGQQPAADEE, encoded by the coding sequence ATGAACGGTATCAGCCCACAATTGCAGAACCAGATCACCCAATACCAACAGACTCAACAGCAACTTCAGGCCGTTTCGACCCAAAAGCTCCAAATGGAGGCCCAAAAGAAAGAAATGATAAGGACCTCTGAAGAACTTGGAAAAGCGAACGGAGATGTCTTCAAGAATGTTGGTTCTCTGCTCATCAAGATCGACGACAAGGATACTCTAAAGACCGAGATCGATGACTCCATAGAAACTATGGATATCAGGATCAAAGGTCTAGAACGCCAGGAAAAAAGCCTCCGTGAGAGATTCGAATCGCTCCAAAGCGTGATCAACGCAGCCCTTGGTCAACAGCCAGCTGCCGATGAGGAATGA
- a CDS encoding DNA-directed RNA polymerase subunit P, producing the protein MYRCAKCNEPIRNVNSLGLQCEKCGSKIFFKERPNVKKVLKSD; encoded by the coding sequence ATGTACAGATGCGCCAAATGCAACGAACCTATAAGGAACGTAAACTCCCTGGGACTCCAGTGTGAGAAATGCGGTTCCAAGATCTTCTTCAAAGAGAGACCCAACGTGAAGAAGGTCCTGAAATCTGACTAA
- a CDS encoding 50S ribosomal protein L37ae, with protein MSKRTAKAGTSGRFGARYGVVVRNRIKTIEAHQKQKHECPVCHHMSVHRVSSGIWQCRHCETKFAAGAYSPKTKKEISQVSEK; from the coding sequence ATGTCAAAAAGAACAGCAAAAGCAGGAACCTCAGGAAGGTTCGGTGCAAGATACGGTGTCGTCGTCCGCAACAGGATAAAGACAATAGAAGCACACCAGAAACAGAAACATGAATGCCCGGTATGCCACCATATGTCTGTCCACAGGGTCAGCTCCGGTATCTGGCAATGCAGGCACTGCGAGACCAAATTCGCCGCAGGAGCCTACAGCCCCAAAACGAAAAAAGAGATCTCTCAGGTCTCTGAAAAGTGA
- a CDS encoding exosome complex protein Rrp42, which translates to MIAEIKRDHILNLLKNGKREDGRKVDDFREISVITNCIESADGSARVKVGKTEIIAGIKIIPGTPFPDTPNMGVLTTGAELIPMAHASFESGPPGEDAIELARVVDRGIRESGMVDVEKLCIVPGEKVWMVFIDMYALDHDGNLFDAANLAAVCALKTAIIPMSQYGFGDDTALPITCTPVSITEAKIGNELIVDPNFDEEAISTARLTVTTDDKGNFRAMQKGGKGSITRDELSLCLDRAVEKGKEIRKIIG; encoded by the coding sequence ATCATCGCAGAGATAAAACGTGACCATATCTTGAACCTTCTGAAGAACGGAAAAAGAGAAGATGGACGCAAAGTGGATGACTTCAGAGAGATCAGCGTCATCACGAACTGCATTGAAAGCGCTGACGGTTCCGCGAGAGTCAAGGTAGGAAAAACCGAGATCATTGCTGGAATCAAGATAATACCTGGAACTCCCTTCCCCGACACACCTAACATGGGTGTTCTCACAACAGGTGCAGAACTTATACCGATGGCACACGCATCCTTTGAATCTGGTCCTCCTGGTGAGGACGCTATCGAACTTGCACGTGTCGTTGACCGTGGTATCCGTGAGTCTGGCATGGTAGATGTAGAAAAACTTTGCATCGTACCAGGCGAGAAGGTCTGGATGGTATTCATCGATATGTACGCCCTCGACCATGATGGCAACCTGTTCGATGCAGCCAACCTTGCAGCCGTCTGTGCACTTAAAACAGCCATCATCCCGATGAGTCAATACGGATTCGGAGATGATACTGCACTGCCAATTACTTGCACGCCTGTCTCGATCACCGAGGCTAAAATAGGAAACGAATTAATAGTAGACCCCAATTTCGACGAAGAAGCAATCTCCACAGCCCGCCTTACCGTCACCACCGACGATAAAGGCAATTTCAGGGCCATGCAGAAAGGCGGAAAAGGATCGATCACACGTGACGAGCTGTCCCTCTGCCTTGACAGAGCCGTTGAGAAGGGTAAAGAGATAAGAAAAATCATTGGGTGA
- a CDS encoding exosome complex exonuclease Rrp41 codes for MSGHTDMVLVDEKGIRIDGRTAEQHRPIHIEAGVLSNADGSAYLEIGKNKVLAAVYGPRECHPRHLQDPTKAIIQCKYNMQAFSVSDRKRPGPDRRSVEISKIIAEALEKVVLTELYPRASIDVYIEILQANAGTRCAGLTAASVALADAGIPMRDIVPAIAAGKADGHVLLDLNKEEDNYGQADVPLAIVPSTDDIVLLQMDGNMTREEFDHAIDMAFGACHEVYEEQKSALKKRYDSKLKQEESE; via the coding sequence ATGAGCGGACACACAGATATGGTATTAGTTGACGAAAAGGGCATAAGGATCGACGGCAGGACCGCCGAACAACACAGGCCCATTCACATTGAAGCAGGGGTCCTCAGTAACGCTGATGGTTCTGCATATTTAGAAATTGGAAAGAACAAGGTACTCGCAGCGGTCTACGGTCCCAGGGAATGTCATCCCAGACATCTTCAGGATCCTACCAAGGCGATCATTCAATGCAAATATAACATGCAGGCCTTCTCAGTAAGCGATAGGAAGAGACCAGGACCCGACAGAAGGTCCGTTGAGATCTCCAAGATCATCGCAGAAGCGTTGGAGAAGGTAGTTCTGACCGAACTTTACCCACGTGCATCCATTGATGTCTACATTGAGATCCTCCAGGCAAACGCCGGAACAAGATGCGCAGGTTTGACCGCTGCGTCGGTCGCACTCGCGGATGCAGGTATCCCGATGAGAGATATCGTCCCCGCAATAGCTGCAGGCAAAGCGGACGGCCACGTGTTACTTGACCTGAACAAGGAAGAGGATAACTACGGACAGGCAGACGTGCCCCTCGCAATAGTACCGTCAACCGACGATATCGTTCTTTTACAAATGGACGGGAACATGACCCGTGAAGAGTTCGACCATGCGATCGATATGGCCTTCGGTGCATGCCACGAAGTCTATGAAGAGCAGAAATCGGCACTCAAAAAACGTTATGATTCCAAACTCAAACAGGAGGAATCAGAATGA
- a CDS encoding exosome complex protein Rrp4, with translation MEKRNTRSPREIVVPGDVLDDSGMVSGSNTYMLDGKIYANVLGVRNIFQNTVSVIPLGGRYMPTTGDTVIGIIEDIGPSNWLVNINAPYPAPLHVNEVPWKVEFGDTSRYLKLGDVVMLKVLTVDESKKIQVTMKDSGLRKIEGGQLVEIPHSKVSRVIGKSGSMIQMIKNLSDCRIFVGQNGRIWVDGDDENVQVAVDAIKLIEKNAQSSNLTDKIKDFIESKLPQTANDDDYDLADKEEE, from the coding sequence ATGGAAAAAAGAAACACCAGGTCCCCACGCGAAATAGTGGTGCCCGGAGATGTGCTAGATGATAGCGGTATGGTCTCAGGTAGTAACACATACATGCTTGATGGCAAAATATACGCCAACGTTTTAGGCGTCAGGAACATATTTCAGAACACTGTGAGCGTCATCCCTCTCGGAGGACGCTACATGCCTACAACAGGCGATACCGTCATAGGAATCATCGAAGACATTGGACCATCCAACTGGTTGGTCAATATCAACGCACCCTACCCGGCACCCCTTCACGTTAACGAAGTGCCTTGGAAGGTCGAATTCGGAGACACATCTAGATATCTTAAACTCGGTGATGTTGTGATGCTCAAGGTCCTTACAGTGGACGAGAGCAAGAAGATCCAAGTGACGATGAAAGATTCCGGACTAAGAAAGATCGAGGGTGGACAACTAGTAGAGATCCCTCATTCTAAGGTCTCAAGGGTCATTGGAAAAAGCGGATCGATGATCCAAATGATCAAGAACCTATCTGACTGCCGTATATTCGTAGGACAGAATGGAAGGATCTGGGTTGACGGAGACGACGAAAACGTGCAGGTCGCGGTGGATGCAATAAAACTCATTGAGAAGAACGCACAATCTAGCAACCTCACAGACAAAATCAAAGACTTTATAGAGAGCAAACTCCCGCAAACCGCAAACGACGACGATTATGATCTTGCGGACAAAGAGGAGGAGTGA
- a CDS encoding ribosome assembly factor SBDS, with translation MVNLDDAIIAKLESHGETFEILLDPKVVDLIKAGKKFDITEYMAVEDVFKNASKGTRPAENKVKEVFGTEDISTIAKRIMEKGEIQITAEQRKEMMEAKRHQVITYIAANAINPQTKLPHPPMRIELALEEAKFHVDPFKPLDKEIEEAMKLLRPILPIRFEKSRVAIKLKGEDYGRCYDELIHYGIVEREEWEADGSWIGIMELPAGIVPEVTEKLKNRTKGNVSIKLIS, from the coding sequence ATGGTCAACCTCGATGATGCGATAATTGCCAAACTTGAAAGCCACGGTGAGACATTTGAGATCCTTTTGGATCCAAAAGTGGTCGATCTCATAAAAGCTGGAAAGAAGTTCGATATAACAGAATATATGGCCGTTGAAGACGTTTTTAAAAACGCCAGCAAAGGTACTCGCCCGGCAGAGAACAAGGTAAAAGAGGTATTCGGCACGGAGGATATCTCAACAATCGCGAAGAGGATAATGGAAAAGGGAGAAATACAGATAACGGCAGAACAACGTAAAGAGATGATGGAAGCAAAAAGACATCAGGTCATCACCTACATTGCCGCTAATGCTATTAATCCCCAAACAAAGCTGCCACACCCCCCTATGAGAATAGAGCTTGCACTGGAAGAAGCTAAGTTCCATGTGGACCCGTTCAAACCACTGGACAAAGAGATCGAAGAGGCAATGAAACTCCTTCGCCCAATACTTCCGATTAGATTTGAAAAGAGCAGGGTCGCAATCAAACTCAAAGGCGAAGACTATGGACGTTGCTATGATGAACTCATCCACTATGGCATCGTAGAAAGAGAGGAATGGGAGGCGGATGGTTCGTGGATAGGAATAATGGAACTGCCCGCCGGTATAGTACCCGAAGTAACTGAGAAGCTAAAGAACAGGACAAAAGGAAATGTCTCGATCAAGCTGATCAGCTGA
- the psmA gene encoding archaeal proteasome endopeptidase complex subunit alpha: MAYDRGITVFSPDGRLFQVEYAREAVKKGTTTIGLKFKDGVILVVDKRVSSKLVEPESIEKIFDVDDYIGCATSGLVADARVLVDEARKAAQIHKVNYGENIGVEMLVKKVCDYKQQYTQYGGARPFGTSLLMAGVDDIGVHLFETDPSGALVAYKATCIGSGRPVVMDILEKEFKDKMTFEAALKLGLKALGAAIDDTPSAESVEIGVVEKDKKFRRLSEAEISKVIGKM; encoded by the coding sequence ATGGCATATGACAGGGGAATAACCGTTTTCTCCCCTGACGGAAGATTGTTCCAGGTCGAATACGCCCGTGAGGCGGTCAAAAAAGGTACCACCACCATAGGACTCAAGTTCAAAGATGGTGTCATCCTTGTTGTTGACAAAAGAGTATCTAGTAAACTCGTCGAACCTGAATCCATAGAGAAAATTTTTGACGTCGATGACTACATCGGCTGTGCAACCTCTGGCCTCGTTGCCGATGCCAGAGTATTGGTGGACGAAGCAAGAAAGGCAGCACAGATCCACAAAGTTAACTACGGCGAGAACATCGGCGTAGAGATGCTTGTCAAAAAAGTTTGCGACTACAAACAGCAATACACACAGTATGGCGGAGCACGTCCCTTTGGAACGTCCCTCCTAATGGCAGGTGTGGATGATATCGGTGTCCATCTCTTCGAAACAGACCCCTCTGGGGCATTGGTCGCCTACAAAGCAACATGCATTGGATCTGGACGCCCAGTTGTCATGGACATCCTTGAAAAAGAATTCAAGGACAAAATGACTTTCGAAGCAGCTCTTAAACTCGGTTTGAAAGCTCTTGGAGCCGCTATTGACGACACTCCTTCCGCAGAGTCTGTAGAAATCGGTGTTGTCGAAAAGGACAAGAAATTCAGAAGACTCTCCGAAGCAGAGATCTCCAAAGTTATTGGCAAGATGTGA
- a CDS encoding FAD-dependent oxidoreductase: MVIGGGIAGIQASLDLADRNIHVYLVERLPTIGGTMCRLDKTFPTNDCSACILSPKMADCIGHPNITTLTYHEVMSVSGEAGNFKVKVLKKARYVDPKSCTACGDCTQKCPQKNIPDQFEYGLSTRRAIYIPHAQAVPRVAIIDPEHCKMIKEGKCGVCAKVCGKKAIHYDDKDEVIELEVGSIIAAAGFQVWDASIATEYGYGRFKNVVTALEFERMMCASGPDRGHIKVPSTGEEPKKIAFIQCCGSRSEKKGWKKYCSSVCCMYATKQAMITKEHLDVQEDIYFMDIRSYGKEFEAYIHRAEDEYHINMHRSSRVANVEEDLETKELTINFTDKENNGISETYDIVVLSIGLAPPEGAAKLASTLGISLNEYGFCKTTVFHPLETTKKGIFVTGAFAAPKDIPTSVAEASGAAGKAGAYIVDEHFIPCAPKVYPAEKNVEGKEPRIGVWVCHCGINIGSVVDVPNVTEYAKGLPNVVMAEQSQYACAQDCLESISRAIVEKDLNRVVVASCTPRTHEPLFREACRNGGLNKYLFNMANIRDQCSWIHMHSHEAATAKAKDLLRMAIAKTALLEPLVGSEIPVTNVAAIIGGGITGMTAALDIAAQGYHVELFEREKELGGYARNMVHKEDGIAVSDFLKETINKVKNCPKINVHTGVVVKDIPGFVGNFKVLTDDGKEYPVGGVLFATGAAPYKPTEYNYGKDKKVMTINEAEKELAEGKFSGKDVAFIQCVGSRSDSVKYCSRVCCASALRAAIQMKMKNPTVNVTIIHKDIRTYGFREELYNKACQLGVKFLRYCVDDKLPEYSGHVVKAHDVILGQDVEIHVDTLVLSIGITPLREEKECLAKMVKVPISKDGFFFEAHQKLRPVDFATEGVYVAGAAHWPKFMDECIAQASGAAARMLTVISKDKIISDGIIAVSNHDICDGCGVCEGCCDYNAITIDIDPVSGRLKSNVNPGLCKGCGCCVASCPAGAMEQRGFRSKQIIAEIDALLDFPVGGE; the protein is encoded by the coding sequence ATGGTTATCGGTGGAGGGATCGCAGGTATTCAAGCCTCGTTGGATCTTGCAGACAGGAACATACACGTCTATTTGGTGGAGAGACTCCCCACCATTGGAGGAACTATGTGCCGTCTGGACAAGACATTTCCAACGAACGATTGTTCTGCTTGCATCCTATCACCAAAAATGGCGGATTGTATAGGACATCCTAACATCACCACATTGACCTATCACGAGGTCATGAGCGTTAGTGGGGAGGCCGGCAACTTCAAGGTAAAAGTCTTGAAAAAGGCCAGGTACGTCGATCCAAAGTCCTGTACGGCATGCGGCGACTGTACCCAGAAGTGCCCTCAGAAGAACATTCCCGACCAGTTCGAGTACGGGCTTTCCACAAGGAGAGCAATCTACATTCCCCATGCTCAGGCAGTACCTAGGGTTGCAATCATCGACCCAGAACACTGTAAGATGATCAAGGAAGGAAAATGTGGAGTTTGCGCCAAGGTTTGTGGAAAGAAAGCAATCCACTACGATGACAAAGACGAAGTGATCGAGCTTGAGGTCGGTTCCATAATCGCAGCCGCAGGATTCCAGGTATGGGATGCTAGCATTGCGACAGAATACGGCTATGGCAGATTCAAGAATGTGGTCACAGCTCTCGAGTTCGAGAGGATGATGTGCGCATCCGGACCTGACAGAGGACACATAAAGGTCCCCTCAACAGGCGAAGAACCTAAGAAGATCGCATTCATCCAGTGCTGCGGATCCAGGTCCGAAAAGAAAGGATGGAAGAAATACTGTTCATCTGTATGTTGCATGTATGCGACCAAACAGGCAATGATCACCAAGGAACACCTTGATGTTCAGGAAGATATCTATTTTATGGATATCAGATCCTACGGAAAGGAATTCGAAGCGTACATCCACAGAGCAGAGGATGAATACCACATCAATATGCACAGGTCATCCCGTGTAGCTAATGTGGAAGAGGATCTTGAGACCAAAGAGCTTACGATCAACTTCACCGACAAGGAAAACAACGGCATATCTGAAACGTACGATATCGTAGTTCTCTCGATTGGACTTGCACCCCCTGAGGGCGCAGCGAAATTGGCGAGCACCCTTGGAATCTCACTCAATGAGTACGGATTCTGTAAGACAACTGTTTTCCACCCTCTAGAGACGACAAAGAAAGGAATATTCGTAACCGGCGCATTCGCTGCACCAAAGGACATTCCAACATCTGTCGCAGAGGCATCTGGAGCAGCGGGAAAGGCAGGAGCATACATTGTTGATGAGCACTTTATTCCATGTGCACCAAAGGTATACCCAGCAGAGAAGAATGTTGAAGGAAAGGAGCCTCGTATCGGTGTATGGGTATGTCACTGCGGTATCAATATCGGATCTGTGGTAGATGTTCCAAATGTCACCGAATATGCAAAAGGACTTCCTAATGTCGTAATGGCTGAACAGTCCCAATATGCATGTGCGCAGGACTGCCTCGAATCAATATCGAGAGCAATCGTAGAGAAAGACCTTAACAGAGTGGTAGTCGCATCCTGTACACCAAGGACACACGAGCCTTTGTTCAGGGAGGCCTGCCGTAATGGAGGACTTAACAAATATCTCTTCAACATGGCAAATATTCGTGATCAGTGCTCGTGGATCCACATGCATTCTCATGAGGCAGCAACTGCCAAAGCGAAAGACCTTCTCAGGATGGCAATTGCAAAGACAGCATTGCTCGAACCCCTTGTTGGATCTGAGATCCCAGTTACGAATGTCGCTGCCATCATTGGTGGAGGTATCACCGGTATGACTGCAGCCCTCGATATAGCGGCTCAGGGATACCATGTCGAATTGTTCGAGAGGGAGAAGGAGCTCGGAGGATATGCACGCAACATGGTCCATAAGGAAGATGGAATTGCAGTCTCTGATTTCTTGAAGGAAACAATAAACAAAGTGAAGAACTGTCCAAAGATCAATGTCCATACTGGCGTGGTCGTAAAGGACATTCCCGGATTCGTTGGGAACTTTAAGGTTCTGACCGATGATGGAAAGGAATATCCTGTTGGTGGAGTATTATTCGCTACAGGAGCAGCACCTTACAAGCCCACCGAGTACAACTACGGCAAGGACAAGAAGGTCATGACCATCAACGAAGCAGAAAAAGAGCTTGCAGAGGGCAAGTTCTCAGGAAAAGATGTGGCTTTCATCCAGTGTGTTGGATCCAGATCGGATTCTGTAAAATACTGTTCTCGTGTCTGTTGTGCATCCGCACTGCGTGCGGCCATTCAGATGAAAATGAAGAACCCGACCGTCAATGTGACCATCATTCACAAGGACATTAGGACATATGGATTCCGTGAGGAGCTTTACAACAAAGCGTGTCAGCTCGGTGTCAAATTCTTAAGGTACTGTGTAGATGACAAGCTCCCAGAGTATTCGGGTCACGTTGTCAAGGCTCATGATGTGATCTTGGGTCAGGATGTTGAGATCCATGTTGATACACTTGTTCTATCTATCGGTATCACACCTCTCCGTGAGGAGAAGGAGTGTCTTGCGAAGATGGTGAAGGTCCCGATCAGCAAGGACGGATTCTTCTTCGAGGCTCACCAGAAACTAAGGCCTGTAGATTTCGCTACAGAAGGTGTATACGTTGCAGGTGCAGCACACTGGCCTAAATTCATGGATGAATGCATCGCACAGGCATCTGGAGCTGCGGCAAGGATGTTGACCGTAATATCCAAGGATAAGATCATCTCCGACGGTATCATCGCAGTGTCCAACCACGATATCTGTGATGGATGCGGTGTCTGTGAGGGATGTTGCGACTACAATGCAATAACCATCGACATAGACCCTGTTTCCGGAAGGTTGAAGAGTAATGTCAATCCTGGACTTTGCAAAGGCTGCGGATGCTGTGTAGCATCATGTCCTGCCGGTGCAATGGAGCAAAGAGGATTCAGGAGCAAGCAGATTATCGCAGAGATAGATGCACTTCTTGATTTCCCAGTAGGAGGAGAGTGA
- a CDS encoding hydrogenase iron-sulfur subunit, translating to MMADFEPRIVTFCCNWCSYAGADGAGVGRLQMPPNFRIIRTMCSARVDPEFVLRAFSKGADGVIILGCHPADCHYIGGNYRARRRIALLRMVLEQYGFDSKRLRLEWVSASEGEKFQKTMTEFIDTIKALGPTPLKEVQ from the coding sequence ATAATGGCAGATTTTGAACCTAGAATAGTAACGTTCTGTTGCAACTGGTGTTCATATGCGGGAGCAGATGGTGCCGGGGTTGGAAGACTTCAGATGCCACCGAACTTCCGTATAATAAGGACAATGTGCAGTGCAAGGGTAGATCCTGAGTTCGTTCTCAGGGCCTTCTCGAAAGGAGCGGACGGCGTGATCATCCTAGGATGTCACCCCGCAGACTGCCACTACATAGGCGGAAACTACAGGGCAAGAAGGAGGATCGCACTCCTGAGGATGGTCCTAGAGCAGTACGGATTCGATTCCAAGAGATTGAGGCTCGAGTGGGTCTCAGCTTCTGAAGGAGAGAAATTCCAGAAGACGATGACTGAATTCATAGACACCATAAAGGCGCTCGGACCTACACCCCTCAAGGAGGTGCAGTGA
- a CDS encoding oxidoreductase gives MSFFDRFKSKDKEKHVEAEKPKHAETDKHKANECCCGAKKNEKSAAPACKTKTAESVAANYMPAADLGELLPGAPPNGKIKLAIYWAAACGGCDVSILDTNERILTIGDMADIVMWPVAADGKEKDIEAMKDGSITVSIISGAIRNSENEHMVKLLRKKSLIVVSYGSCACFGGSPALANLVPGGSKEILNYVYTKTPSTANFQKDYHPKAPVMPQTSYKAPEGELTLPVLYDRVRTLDQTIDVDYFVPGCPPMQETISQLLKAVVDFAYHGIALPPKGTEIGVTKSSLCDQCPRHKEFRRITVIKEPYQVNVDPDLCLMDQGILCLGPATVGGCNAKCTRAGQPCRGCYGPTAEVQEHGASALTAVASLFPILEDDGIIGEDKIIDIMSTIKDPLGYFYAFTMAKSLIKTAVNEKGGQ, from the coding sequence ATGTCATTCTTCGACAGATTCAAGAGCAAAGATAAGGAAAAGCATGTCGAGGCTGAGAAGCCCAAGCACGCAGAAACTGACAAGCACAAGGCAAATGAGTGTTGCTGTGGAGCAAAGAAGAACGAGAAGTCTGCAGCACCCGCATGCAAAACAAAGACCGCTGAGTCGGTTGCAGCAAATTACATGCCTGCAGCAGATCTCGGAGAACTCCTTCCAGGAGCACCCCCGAACGGAAAGATCAAGCTAGCGATCTATTGGGCAGCGGCCTGCGGTGGATGCGACGTTTCGATCCTGGATACCAATGAGAGGATCCTTACCATAGGCGATATGGCAGACATAGTGATGTGGCCTGTTGCAGCTGACGGAAAGGAGAAGGATATTGAAGCCATGAAGGACGGTTCCATCACGGTCTCGATAATCTCCGGAGCGATCAGAAACTCTGAGAACGAGCATATGGTCAAACTCCTCAGGAAGAAGTCCTTGATCGTCGTATCTTACGGATCGTGCGCATGTTTCGGCGGATCGCCTGCACTTGCGAACTTGGTTCCCGGTGGAAGCAAAGAGATATTGAACTACGTTTATACGAAGACCCCCAGTACCGCAAACTTCCAGAAGGATTACCATCCGAAAGCGCCTGTCATGCCTCAGACGTCCTACAAGGCACCTGAGGGAGAGCTCACATTGCCAGTCCTGTACGATAGAGTAAGGACTCTCGACCAGACGATCGATGTGGACTACTTTGTTCCGGGATGCCCTCCTATGCAGGAGACTATATCTCAGCTTCTCAAAGCAGTTGTGGACTTCGCGTATCACGGAATCGCTCTACCCCCCAAGGGAACAGAGATCGGTGTAACGAAGAGTTCTCTCTGCGATCAGTGCCCCAGGCACAAGGAGTTCAGAAGGATAACCGTGATCAAAGAACCATACCAGGTCAATGTTGATCCGGATCTTTGTCTTATGGATCAGGGAATTCTTTGCCTCGGACCAGCAACGGTCGGAGGATGCAATGCAAAATGTACACGTGCTGGACAACCTTGCCGTGGATGCTACGGCCCCACAGCAGAGGTTCAGGAGCACGGAGCAAGCGCACTCACAGCAGTCGCTTCGCTGTTCCCCATCCTTGAGGATGACGGAATTATCGGCGAGGACAAGATCATCGACATCATGAGCACCATAAAGGATCCTCTTGGATACTTCTACGCGTTCACGATGGCCAAATCGTTGATCAAGACCGCCGTCAATGAAAAAGGAGGTCAGTAA